In Acaryochloris marina S15, a single genomic region encodes these proteins:
- a CDS encoding serine/threonine-protein kinase — protein sequence MLGTTLADRYKVIKALGSGGFSKTYLATDTQRSDKRRCIVKKLQTESDDLFTVKTSRRLFATEVKVLKRLGDYDQIPQFFDDFEEDEDFFLIEQYIEGKNLKQEFGWRRWSEAKVIDFLQDVLTTLTYVHQRRVIHRDIKPANLIRRKKDKKIVLIDFGSVKNKRRIAQTVVIGTDGYMPSEQSIGRPNFSSDVYAVGIIAIQALTGMDPTKGKITFDPKTGEIAWRRYISINPVLGDIIDKMVRYDFRQRYPSAIEALAEVNELITEVPSIERRQMLQTAASWGVGMLGVGLAYGAFTQKWLFPSANTFIKQLFGQADLNSEEKS from the coding sequence ATGTTGGGAACCACATTAGCCGACCGCTACAAAGTGATCAAAGCGCTCGGAAGTGGTGGATTTAGTAAAACCTATTTAGCGACGGATACACAGCGCTCTGATAAACGTCGCTGTATCGTCAAAAAACTGCAGACCGAGTCCGATGACTTATTCACGGTAAAAACGTCTCGCCGCCTATTTGCGACTGAGGTTAAAGTTCTGAAGCGCCTGGGTGACTATGACCAAATTCCTCAGTTTTTTGATGACTTCGAAGAAGATGAAGACTTTTTTCTAATCGAGCAATACATCGAAGGGAAAAACCTTAAGCAAGAGTTTGGCTGGCGACGCTGGTCAGAAGCGAAGGTGATTGATTTCCTGCAAGATGTACTGACGACCCTTACCTATGTCCATCAGCGCCGAGTCATTCATCGGGATATCAAGCCTGCCAATCTCATTCGGCGCAAGAAAGATAAGAAAATTGTCTTAATTGATTTTGGCTCCGTTAAAAATAAGCGCCGGATTGCTCAAACCGTCGTCATCGGCACTGATGGCTATATGCCTAGCGAACAGTCTATTGGTCGCCCCAACTTTAGTAGTGATGTCTATGCCGTCGGTATTATTGCCATTCAAGCTTTAACAGGCATGGATCCGACCAAAGGCAAGATTACCTTTGATCCGAAAACCGGTGAGATTGCTTGGCGACGATATATCTCCATTAACCCTGTACTAGGGGACATTATCGATAAGATGGTCCGGTATGATTTCCGCCAACGCTATCCCTCTGCCATTGAAGCTTTAGCAGAGGTCAACGAGCTGATTACAGAAGTGCCCTCTATTGAACGGCGTCAAATGCTGCAAACCGCAGCATCCTGGGGAGTTGGCATGTTAGGGGTTGGGTTAGCCTATGGTGCCTTTACCCAAAAATGGCTGTTCCCCAGTGCCAATACGTTTATCAAGCAGCTATTTGGGCAGGCTGACTTGAATTCTGAAGAAAAATCCTAA
- a CDS encoding single-stranded DNA-binding protein — MSLNLVSLVGRAGMDPDVKYFESGSVVCNVTLAVNRRSRDDQPDWFSLEIWGKTAEIAASYVRKGSLIGVSGALKFDRWQDRNTGAERSRPVIRVDRLDLLGSKRDSDPNAVNTYEDEF, encoded by the coding sequence ATGAGTTTAAATTTAGTTAGCCTAGTGGGTCGTGCAGGCATGGACCCAGACGTTAAATATTTTGAGTCCGGCAGCGTTGTCTGCAATGTCACCCTAGCTGTCAATCGACGCTCTCGGGATGATCAGCCTGACTGGTTTAGTTTAGAAATTTGGGGCAAAACAGCAGAAATCGCTGCAAGTTATGTCCGTAAAGGCAGTCTAATTGGTGTCTCTGGAGCGCTCAAATTTGACCGTTGGCAGGACCGCAATACAGGTGCGGAGCGCTCACGCCCCGTCATTCGCGTCGATCGCTTAGACCTATTGGGATCAAAGCGAGATAGTGACCCCAATGCAGTCAACACCTATGAAGATGAATTTTAA